A genomic segment from Phragmites australis chromosome 6, lpPhrAust1.1, whole genome shotgun sequence encodes:
- the LOC133920586 gene encoding fasciclin-like arabinogalactan protein 13 — protein sequence MHKHTVLRAHHVASRFTKKMACFQAATLSLVVLSIAISAVVISTEAADAVVDAPSPAPSGPLNLTEILRKATQYNAFVRLLKDTEVTSQVTSLLDSDRNADGLTVLAPTDAAFGALKPGTLNRLDAQAQSQLVLFHILPKYYSFVSFETTTNPVRTQASSQHGVCTVNVTSGGEQQVNVSSGLIEATLGKPLYSAYPLAVYSVDKVLLLPEIFGRSAVKDGAEAPVAARKPQKQTPSATATGAAADEAPAKEADAKAEAGASTRTGLPAFAATITGVVLSLLTG from the coding sequence ATGCACAAGCACACCGTTCTCCGCGCACACCACGTAGCGAGTAGGTTCACAAAAAAAATGGCTTGCTTCCAAGCTGCAACATTGTCTCTCGTTGTGCTAAGCATAGCTATATCTGCCGTCGTCATCTCGACGGAGGCCGCGGACGCTGTTGTTGACGCGCCGAGCCCAGCTCCGTCGGGGCCTCTCAACCTGACCGAGATCCTCAGGAAGGCCACCCAGTACAACGCGTTCGTTCGCCTGCTCAAGGACACCGAGGTGACCTCGCAGGTGACCAGCCTGCTCGACAGCGACCGGAACGCCGATGGGCTGACGGTGCTGGCCCCGACTGATGCCGCGTTCGGGGCGCTGAAGCCCGGCACGCTCAACCGGTTGGACGCGCAGGCGCAGTCGCAGCTGGTGCTGTTCCACATCCTGCCCAAGTACTACAGCTTCGTGTCGTTCGAGACCACGACCAACCCGGTGCGCACGCAGGCCTCCAGCCAGCACGGAGTGTGCACCGTCAACGTGACCAGCGGCGGCGAGCAGCAGGTAAACGTGTCGTCGGGGCTGATAGAGGCCACGCTCGGGAAGCCGCTCTACTCGGCGTACCCGCTGGCCGTGTACTCCGTCGACAAGGTCCTGCTCCTGCCAGAAATCTTCGGTCGCAGCGCCGTGAAGGATGGAGCAGAGGCGCCGGTAGCGGCAAGAAAGCCGCAGAAGCAAACcccgtcggcgacggcgacaGGTGCTGCGGCTGATGAAGCTCCTGCTAAGGAGGCAGATGCGAAGGCCGAGGCGGGAGCCAGTACAAGGACCGGGTTGCCGGCTTTTGCGGCGACTATAACCGGGGTGGTCCTGAGCCTTCTCACTGGTTAA